The following proteins come from a genomic window of Drosophila sulfurigaster albostrigata strain 15112-1811.04 chromosome X, ASM2355843v2, whole genome shotgun sequence:
- the LOC133847846 gene encoding late secretory pathway protein AVL9 homolog: MASEPENKPPILHILVVGFHHKLGCQVEFSHPPLIAGSTGRNECPSGWKYLPTLALPDGSHNFVEDTVFFNLPSLFEPAASIYGVSCYRQIPVEKLKIRTADVTRSTVQKSVCILARLPIYGYIEVKLALIADAFFDQGDFSCTELLVKAYQQLNACLLDEETRRPLRHFHVGLSLREIVLHWRHKTLILFKLLLLQRRVVCFGSPVRGMCVLILGMASLIPRLLEKGFQEVACVRTSRPLSPMPDFTDSLQREAAAEIEVETKVHTEAEAVPEAEAEAVTEVEAEIVPEAEDLTLVSSAASAGSQCGNSSGNTSPHTTPNSQSQDSSSCPTTTPTHPELQRVDSTESGHSAGKRNGRSSSLTREASVDTLASNLAALCAINPDEYRAPVSIFASGNLCLPYLSLPYMDLLSDPMVLSYIIGTSNVLFQQKRQLADVLVDIEAANLDAHDPELRRQLVLSTEDLRYMDFILKHVQTPKEDAEGSEYWIREQFQGYILALLRTAVAPDVKDNDHFNAQFMNAFKRTQCYQEWYDVRPEPEFFDALPAGHPFAGTLSVADMKLKLAQTMQNSESGRKINQAVNTTSRAVGGAISQAKGAFSSWWSSITTAPPANSAGTIAGANSAGGSESSSQSQSLSHIDEGIDGAAVSQQPQEISVTFQNHKDDTQLDVAGVSIHISSQISEESLEEAHDSSANSPQHQQQGIVEIGREAELLDRCTNNEQQATTTTANSPQSQAQSQPLRAIGCGGDLTLSSGTAAAVECNNGDVFIV, from the exons ATGGCCAGCGAGCCAGAGAACAAGCCACCTATATTGCACATTCTGGTCGTTGGCTTCCATCACAAACTCGGCTGTCAGGTGGAATTCTCGCATCCCCCTCTAATCGCCGGCTCCACGGGCCGCAACGAATGTCCATCGGGCTGGAAGTATCTGCCCACCTTGGCGCTGCCCGATGGTTCGCACAATTTTGTCGAGGATACGGTCTTTTTTAATCTACCCAGTCTCTTTGAGCCGGCAGCCAGCATATACGGTGTGTCGTGCTATCGCCAGATACCCGTCGAAAAGTTGAAAATACGCACCGCTGACGTGACCCGCAGCACGGTACAAAAGTCCGTCTGCATCTTGGCTCGACTGCCCATCTATGGCTACATTGAGGTAAAGTTGGCACTCATTGCGGACGCTTTCTTTGACCAGGGCGACTTCAGTTGCACCGAACTGCTGGTGAAAGCTTATCAGCAGTTGAATGCCTGTTTGTTGGATGAGGAGACGCGCCGCCCTCTGCGTCATTTCCATGTGGGACTGTCGCTGCGTGAGATTGTGCTGCACTGGCGCCACAAGACGCTGATACTGTTcaagctgctgctcctgcaaCGTCGCGTTGTCTGCTTTGGCTCCCCCGTGCGTGGCATGTGTGTCCTCATCCTGGGCATGGCGTCGTTGATACCACGATTGCTGGAGAAGGGCTTCCAGGAAGTGGCCTGTGTGCGTACGTCGCGCCCTCTTTCGCCCATGCCCGACTTTACCGACTCACTGCAACGCGAAGCCGCCGCTGAGATTGAGGTGGAGACTAAGGTTCATACGGAGGCTGAGGCTGTGCCTGAAGCAGAGGCGGAGGCAGTGACAGAAGTAGAGGCTGAAATTGTGCCAGAGGCGGAGGACCTAACGCTAGTCTCGTCGGCAGCGTCAGCGGGCTCGCAGTGCGGTAACAGCAGCGGTAACACGTCGCCGCATACAACGCCAAACTCACAGTCGCAGGACTCCAGTAGCTGTCCGACAACAACGCCAACGCATCCGGAGCTGCAGCGTGTGGACTCCACGGAAAGTGGCCACAGCGCCGGCAAACGCAATGGACGCAGCAGCTCACTGACCCGTGAGGCCAGTGTGGACACCTTGGCAT CCAATCTTGCAGCATTGTGCGCCATCAATCCGGATGAGTATCGTGCGCCAGTGAGCATATTTGCCAGTGGCAATCTCTGCTTGCCGTACTTATCGCTACCATACATGGATCTGCTTAGCGATCCCATGGTACTCTCCTATATCATTGGCACCTCCAACGTCCTATTCCAACAGAAACGTCAGCTGGCTGACGTTCTTGTCGACATTGAGGCTGCCAATCTGGACGCCCACGATCCGGAACTGCGCCGTCAGCTGGTGCTAAGCACCGAGGATCTGCGCTACATGGACTTCATACTGAAACACGTACAAACGCCCAAGGAGGATGCCGAGGGCAGCGAATACTGGATACGCGAGCAGTTCCAGGGCTATATTCTGGCTTTGCTGCGCACTGCGGTTGCACCTG atgTCAAAGACAATGATCACTTCAATGCGCAGTTTATGAATGCATTTAAGCGCACACAATGCTATCAGGAATGGTACGATGTGCGACCCGAACCCGAATTTTTTGATGCACTTCCCGCCGGTCATCCGTTTGCGGGCACTCTATCCGTGGCGGACATGAAGCTCAAGCTGGCACA AACTATGCAGAATAGCGAAAGTGGACGCAAAATTAATCAGGCCGTTAATACGACCAGTCGAGCTGTTGGTGGTGCCATCTCTCAGGCGAAAGGCGCCTTCTCCAGCTGGTGGTCGTCGATTACAACAGCGCCGCCAGCTAATAGTGCGGGTACAATCGCCGGAGCTAATTCTGCTGGTGGCAGTGAGAGCAGCAGTCAGAGCCAGAGTCTCAGTCACATTGATGAGGGCATCGATGGTGCTGCGGTGTCGCAACAGCCTCAAGAGATCTCAGTTACATTCCAGAACCACAAAGACGATACGCAACTGGATGTGGCCGGTGTCAGCATACACATTTCCAGTCAGATCAGCGAGGAGAGCCTTGAGGAGGCGCATGATTCGAGCGCTAACTCAccacagcatcaacaacaggGCATCGTGGAAATTGGTCGCGAAGCCGAATTGCTCGATCGGTGCACCAACAATgagcagcaggcaacaacgacgacggcgaaCTCTCCTCAATCGCAGGCGCAATCTCAGCCACTGCGTGCTATTGGCTGCGGTGGTGATCTGACGCTATCTAGTGGTACAGCAGCCGCTGTTGAGTGTAATAACGGGGATGTTTTTATAGTTTGA